From the Amycolatopsis thermoflava N1165 genome, one window contains:
- a CDS encoding enoyl-CoA hydratase: MTERIVTERRGRVAVITVDAPQRRNSLTLALSTDLAAAVAEAEQDQGVHALVVTGTPPAFCAGADLTTLGSAQEEGLRAVYEGFLSVARSPLPTIAAVGGAAVGAGLNLALAADVRLAGPRAKFIPRFLELGLHPGGGFTWMLQRAVGIQRARAMTLFGQSLDAAAAEAAGLVLRTVDGDHDDLLEAALELAEPAANAPREIVLATKLSMRQTSTMAEHSRAVDTEIEPQLKSLNSPDFAERLASMQATITTRK, from the coding sequence ATGACCGAACGCATCGTGACCGAGCGGCGCGGCAGGGTCGCGGTGATCACCGTCGACGCCCCGCAGCGGCGGAACTCGCTGACCCTGGCGCTTTCCACCGACCTCGCCGCGGCCGTGGCCGAGGCCGAGCAGGACCAGGGCGTGCACGCGCTGGTCGTCACCGGCACTCCGCCGGCGTTCTGCGCCGGAGCCGACCTGACGACGCTGGGCAGCGCGCAGGAGGAGGGTCTGCGCGCGGTGTACGAGGGCTTCCTCTCGGTAGCGCGGTCGCCACTGCCGACGATCGCGGCGGTCGGCGGCGCAGCCGTCGGTGCCGGGCTGAACCTCGCGCTGGCCGCGGACGTCCGCCTCGCCGGCCCGCGCGCGAAGTTCATCCCGCGGTTCCTCGAACTCGGCCTGCACCCCGGCGGCGGTTTCACCTGGATGTTGCAGCGCGCGGTGGGTATCCAGCGGGCACGGGCGATGACCTTGTTCGGCCAGTCCCTCGACGCCGCGGCGGCGGAGGCGGCCGGGCTGGTGTTGCGCACCGTGGACGGCGACCACGACGACCTGCTGGAGGCGGCACTGGAACTGGCGGAACCGGCGGCGAACGCACCTCGCGAGATCGTGCTGGCGACCAAGCTCTCGATGCGGCAAACCTCGACCATGGCCGAGCATTCCCGAGCAGTGGACACCGAGATCGAGCCGCAGCTGAAGTCGCTGAATTCCCCCGACTTCGCAGAACGGCTCGCGTCGATGCAGGCCACGATCACCACGCGGAAGTAG
- a CDS encoding Lrp/AsnC family transcriptional regulator — translation MNSLDQQIVSCLVTNARASYAEIGKVVGLSAPAVKRRVDRLLETGVLRGFTAVVDPEALGRGTEAFVEVHCRGNISPARIRARLEPLPEVVAAYTVTGAADAIVHLRAADIHQLETALERLRGLEIVDRTVSTVVLSRLLERPPNPAT, via the coding sequence GTGAACTCGCTCGACCAGCAGATCGTTTCGTGCCTCGTGACGAACGCACGCGCCAGCTACGCCGAGATCGGGAAGGTCGTCGGGCTGTCCGCGCCCGCGGTCAAGCGTCGCGTCGACCGGTTGCTGGAAACCGGGGTGTTGCGCGGCTTCACCGCGGTGGTCGACCCGGAGGCGCTGGGCCGGGGCACCGAGGCGTTCGTCGAGGTGCACTGCCGCGGCAACATCTCCCCGGCCCGCATCCGCGCGCGGCTGGAACCGCTGCCCGAGGTCGTCGCCGCGTACACGGTCACCGGCGCGGCGGACGCCATCGTGCACCTGCGCGCCGCCGACATCCACCAGCTCGAAACCGCGCTGGAGCGGCTGCGCGGGCTGGAGATCGTCGACCGCACGGTGTCCACGGTCGTGCTGTCCCGGCTCCTTGAGCGCCCGCCCAACCCCGCGACATGA